From the genome of Methanobrevibacter sp., one region includes:
- a CDS encoding heavy metal translocating P-type ATPase, with amino-acid sequence MKYQVMHDSGSRLRVRAGQWAFTKEEGYGLASLLLDQDFIHEVFTSHRNGSILIYYDGDVESKQKIFDILNGITLDDLFEAEPTQTQVSKEITDDFYLKLSKMIGRRLLGRWFLPLPIKNILTIYRAIRYVWEGMDSLTDFRIDVALLDGAAVAGALLQRQYQPASSMMFLLSISDALEDYTVQKAKSTLKDSLALNIDTVWVVGDDGEEKQVSAMDVNKGDKIKVHMGDVIPVDGKVVDGEGMVNEASMTGEPLAVHKSLGKTVHAGTVMEEGNIVVEVYSMNKETRLNKIIDLIENSEDLKAATQSKAEKLADSIVPYSFLATALTYLITRNASKALSVLMVDFSCAIKLTTPLSVISAMREASDNRMMVKGGKFLESYANADTIVFDKTGTLTNATPKVVEVIPMSKKYSRDEILRMAACIEEHFAHSIATAIVKQAEEEGLKHEEDHSEVEYIVAHGIVTEYDGKRAVIGSRHFLFDDEGIKVTKTQEKKISKEVAEHSVVYLAIDGKLEGLICIDDPVREEAKYVIEELKSLGIENVIMLTGDSESGAKAGAKALGITEYRSQVLPEDKSRIVEELKAEGRTVIMVGDGINDSPALAAADVSVSMKHSSDIAREVADISLLSDDLYDLVTLRKLSTGMLDKINSNYRNIVAVNGTLLVLGVMGVIPPSTSSMVHNLSTMLFGAMSTKSVLNDRDYVSDIEVEAIEVADAS; translated from the coding sequence ATGAAATATCAAGTAATGCATGATAGCGGATCACGTTTAAGAGTCCGCGCTGGCCAATGGGCCTTCACCAAGGAGGAAGGTTACGGTCTCGCTTCATTACTTTTAGACCAGGATTTTATCCATGAGGTTTTCACATCCCACAGAAACGGAAGTATATTAATATACTATGACGGGGATGTTGAAAGCAAACAAAAAATATTTGATATCCTAAATGGAATTACTTTAGATGATTTATTTGAAGCCGAACCGACACAAACTCAGGTTTCAAAAGAAATCACAGATGATTTTTACTTAAAACTATCAAAAATGATAGGTCGCAGGTTACTTGGAAGATGGTTCCTGCCATTACCTATAAAGAATATTCTAACCATTTACCGTGCAATAAGGTATGTATGGGAAGGTATGGATAGTTTAACTGATTTCCGTATAGATGTGGCTTTACTTGACGGAGCAGCAGTTGCAGGTGCATTACTGCAAAGACAATATCAGCCTGCAAGTTCCATGATGTTCTTGTTGTCAATCTCCGACGCTTTAGAGGATTATACAGTACAAAAAGCAAAAAGTACATTAAAAGACAGTTTGGCTTTAAACATTGATACTGTCTGGGTAGTCGGAGACGATGGTGAGGAAAAACAAGTTTCAGCTATGGATGTCAATAAAGGAGATAAAATCAAAGTTCACATGGGTGATGTAATCCCTGTGGATGGTAAAGTAGTTGACGGCGAAGGCATGGTTAATGAAGCCTCAATGACAGGTGAACCGTTGGCGGTCCATAAATCTCTTGGAAAAACAGTTCACGCAGGAACTGTAATGGAAGAGGGAAACATTGTTGTTGAAGTGTACTCAATGAACAAGGAAACAAGATTAAATAAAATCATTGACTTAATCGAAAATTCAGAAGATTTAAAGGCTGCAACTCAAAGTAAAGCTGAAAAATTGGCTGATTCAATCGTTCCATACAGTTTCCTTGCAACAGCATTGACTTATCTGATAACCAGAAATGCATCCAAGGCATTATCTGTATTGATGGTTGATTTTTCATGTGCAATTAAATTGACAACTCCATTATCAGTAATATCTGCAATGCGTGAAGCATCAGACAATAGGATGATGGTTAAAGGAGGAAAATTCCTTGAATCCTATGCAAATGCAGACACTATCGTATTTGACAAGACCGGAACATTAACCAATGCAACTCCAAAAGTTGTAGAAGTAATTCCGATGTCTAAAAAGTATTCAAGAGATGAAATCCTGAGAATGGCAGCTTGTATTGAAGAGCACTTCGCACACAGTATTGCAACTGCAATTGTAAAACAGGCTGAAGAGGAAGGTCTTAAACATGAAGAAGATCACAGTGAAGTTGAATACATTGTAGCTCACGGTATTGTAACTGAATATGATGGAAAACGTGCAGTAATCGGATCAAGACACTTCCTGTTTGATGATGAGGGAATAAAAGTAACTAAGACTCAGGAGAAGAAAATCTCCAAAGAGGTTGCTGAACACTCTGTAGTTTACCTTGCAATTGATGGAAAGCTTGAAGGATTGATATGCATTGATGATCCGGTACGTGAAGAAGCAAAATATGTAATTGAAGAGCTTAAATCTTTAGGCATTGAAAATGTCATAATGCTTACAGGGGACAGTGAAAGCGGTGCTAAAGCAGGTGCTAAGGCATTGGGTATCACTGAGTACAGATCACAAGTACTTCCGGAAGACAAGTCCAGAATTGTTGAAGAACTTAAAGCGGAAGGAAGAACCGTAATCATGGTTGGAGACGGCATTAATGACTCACCGGCTCTTGCAGCAGCGGATGTGTCCGTTTCAATGAAACATTCCTCTGACATTGCCCGTGAAGTGGCGGACATATCATTATTGTCAGATGATTTGTATGATCTTGTTACTTTAAGAAAACTGAGCACTGGAATGTTGGATAAAATCAACTCCAACTACCGCAATATTGTTGCAGTGAACGGTACTCTTCTCGTATTGGGTGTTATGGGTGTAATTCCACCGTCAACATCATCAATGGTGCATAATTTATCCACAATGCTGTTCGGTGCAATGAGTACAAAATCTGTTTTAAATGACAGGGATTATGTAAGCGACATTGAAGTAGAAGCTATTGAAGTAGCTGATGCTTCATAA
- a CDS encoding DUF6110 family protein codes for MNREDIINTCVQHKHALIFAAGIATAIVSKKVLESKTVKDAATKGMATVMSAKKDAEECFQDMKENAEDIVVDANADTKKEIYVESKE; via the coding sequence ATGAATAGAGAAGATATTATTAACACTTGTGTACAACATAAACATGCATTAATTTTCGCAGCAGGAATTGCAACTGCTATCGTAAGTAAAAAAGTATTAGAATCAAAAACCGTAAAAGACGCAGCAACAAAAGGAATGGCAACTGTAATGTCAGCAAAAAAAGATGCTGAAGAATGCTTCCAAGACATGAAAGAAAACGCTGAAGATATTGTTGTTGACGCAAACGCTGATACTAAAAAAGAAATCTACGTTGAATCTAAAGAATAA